A region from the Triticum aestivum cultivar Chinese Spring chromosome 3D, IWGSC CS RefSeq v2.1, whole genome shotgun sequence genome encodes:
- the LOC123075127 gene encoding uncharacterized protein encodes MKWAPKEIGQKGAPLDSVGVEKVIGTFGFLLFGSLSLYPCTVELLKDFRDTYKSFVLLSFGFIWVLVSVGVLCGLHGRSAFEQAVCRHTGRLGLLGLAALLMLHVCCALPGDTCTTILFWVLGVGAVVFHLMSWYTSLFLGEDKPEEIAATDQK; translated from the exons CTCGACTCAGTTGGCGTCGAGAAGGTGATCGGCACTTTCGGGTTCTTGCTGTTTGGGTCCCTTTCGCTCTATCCCTGCACTGTCGAGCTCCTCAAGGACTTCAGGGACACCTACAAGAGCTTCGTCCTGCTGAGTTTTGGATTCATTTGGGTGCTGGTGAGCGTCGGGGTCCTGTGTGGACTCCACGGGAGGTCGGCCTTCGAGCAGGCGGTGTGCAGGCACACCGGCCGTCTCGGCTTGCTCGGTTTAGCGGCACTACTCATGTTGCACGTTTGTTGCGCGCTCCCCGGGGACACCTGCACCACCATACTCTTCTGGGTGTTGGGGGTTGGGGCGGTCGTGTTTCACCTTATGTCATGGTACACG AGCCTGTTTCTTGGGGAGGACAAGCCTGAGGAGATCGCAGCAACAGACCAGAAGTAG